DNA from Brassica napus cultivar Da-Ae chromosome C4, Da-Ae, whole genome shotgun sequence:
cacattctacatttgtattaatttatattaaattctctttcatggtacatgggcatcgttaaatttttttgtcaattaatttattaaaacttcataatactccataaattagttGACTAagcacaataaaatcgctattatctagagaaacggatacaacaaaagtttcaaacctctttgaccttcatcatatgttatttaagAATGCAtgtatgcattaaaatataattttattttttttcaatttttctcaaaatctatgggttaacccctccaccgaaaatattgaatttttaggtaaatGCTCTTTATActaagcttatgatctttagtgttgttttaaaatttctaaacacattctacatttgtattaaagtatattaaactctttttcatggtacatgggcatcatttaaatgttttgtcaattaatttagtaaaacttcataatactccctaaattggttgattaaccactataaaattgctattctctagaaaaccggagacaacaaaggttctaatgCTCTTttgccttcatcatatgttatttaaggatgcaaatatgcattaaaataaaattttcattttttcaatttttctcaaaatctaagggTTAACCCctatacgaaaatattaaattttttggtaaatgctttatatactaaaacttATGATATTTACTGTTGTTTAATATTTCTatacacattctacatttgtatcaatttatattaaattctctttcatggtaaatgggcatcgtttaaattttttatcaattaatttagtaaaacttcataatactccctaaattgtttgactaaccactataaaattgctattctctagaaaaatgaaGACAAGAAAGGTTCTAATCCTCTTTggacttcatcatatgttatttaaggatgcaactatgcattaaaatagaattttcatttttttgaatttttctcaaaatctatgggttaactcctacgaaaatattaaatttttcggtaaatgctctatatactgaagcctatgatctttagtgttgttttacaaTTTCTAAACatgttctacatttgtattaatgtatattaaaatctctttcatggtacatgggcatcgtttaaattttttttgtcaattaatttagtaaaacttcataatattccctaaattggttgactaaccattataaaatcgctattctctagaaaaacgtaGATAACAAAAGTTCTAATCCTCTTTGGCCTTCATCATATAAGTtactgaaggatgcaactatgcattaaaataaaattttcatttttttgaatttttctcaaaatctatgggttaacccctacaaaaatattgaatttttcggtaaatgctctatatactaaatcctatgatctttactgttgttttaaaatttctaaacacatgggcatcatttaaatttaatgtatattaaattctctttcatggaacatgggcatcatttaaattttttgtcaattaatttagtaaaactttataacaCTCGATTGGtttactaaccactataaaatcgctattctcttgaaaaacggagacaacaaagggtctaaacctctttgaccttcatcatatgttagtgaaggatgtcactatgcattaaaatagaattttcattttttaaaaattttctcaaaatctatggattaACTCCTACgaagatatttaatttttctgtaaatgctctatatactgaagcctatgatcattagtgttgttttaaaatttataaatgtattatacatttgtattaatgtatactaaactctctttcattgtacatgggaatcgtttaattttttgtcaattaatttagtaaaacttcataatactccctaaattggttgactaaccactataaaatcgctattctctagaaaaacggagacaacaaaggttccagacctctttgaccttcatcatatgttagtgaaggatgcaactatgcatcaTATGTTaccctacgaaatatttaatttttcggtaaatgctctatatactgaagcctatgatctttagtgttgttttaaaatttctaaatgcactctacatttgtattaatgtatattaaactctctatcatggtacatggcatcattattaatttagtaaaacttcataatactccataaattggttgactaggcactataaaatcgctattatctagaaaagcggagacaacaaaagttccaaacttctttgaccttcatcatatgttattaaaggatgaaactatgcattaaaatagaattttcaatttttttttgaatttgtttcaaaatctaCGGGTTCCCTacggaaatattgaatttttcggtaaatgctctttaTACTAACCCTATgatcattagtgttgttttaaaatttctaaacacattctacatttgtattaatgtatattaaacgctctttcatggtacatgggtatcgtttaaattttttgtcaattaatatagtaaaacttcataatactccctaaattgcttgactaacccctacaaaaatattgaatttttcggtaaatgctctatatactgaagcctatgatctttagtgttgttttaaaatttctacacacgttctacaattgtattaatgtatattaaattctctttcatggtaacatgggcgtcgtttaaatttttttgtcaatttatttactaaaacttcataatactccctaaattggttgactttttttttttgatcaacaacAAACTTTATATTAGAAACTTGGTTCAGGCCTGAAGAGTGGCCGGTTCAATACAAAGTGCAGATTTAGCTAGCGAGTCAGCCGCAGAGTTCTGCTCTCGCGGAATAAAGGAAAgcagaaaaaacataaaacggGAAGATAGATACTCGATATCCATTAAAACTCCATAGAGCTCCATTGGAAATTTCTTCGAGTTGATTGCTCTAACGAACACTTGAGAGTCGGATCGCATCCAGACGTTGGGGAGGTTAGCAGCGTGTGCTGCACGGATTGCTTCCCGTAGGGCCAAGGCCTCTGCGAGGAGTGGTGACGAGACaaaagaagaagcagaggagCCCGACACTTGTGGCGAGGTAGTGGTGTTGCCTAGAATCCATCCCAGGCCTGCCCGCTTAGTGGTTGTAGTCCAAGCTGCGTCAGAGTTACAGAGCGCTGTCTCCGGTGGAAAGTATATAGATGGTAGGTAGGAAGAAGCTCGTGGTGGAGAGTCGGGTTTTTTATCCTGAGCcagcactataaaatcgctattctctagaaaaacagagacaacaaaggttataatcctctttggccttcatcatatgttattgaaggatgtaactatgcattaaaatagaattttcattttttgaatttttctcaaaatctatgggttaaccccaacgaaaatattgaatttttcggtaaatgctctatatactaaaacctatgatctttactgttgttttaaaatttctaaacacattctacatttatataaatgtatattaaactctctttcatggtacatgggcatcgtttaatttttttgtcaattactttaataaaacttcataatactttctaaatttgttgaATAACctctataaaatcgttattctctagaaaaacggagacaacgaaGGTTCTAATCCTCTTTggcattcatcatatgttattgaaggatgcaactatacattaaaatagaattttcattttttcaatttttatcaaaatctatgggttttgttaaatgctctatatactgaagcatatattctttagtgttgttttaaaatttctaaacacattctacatttgtattaatgtatattaaattctctttcatggtacatgggcatcatttaaattttttgtcaattaatttagtaaaacttcataatattccctaaattggttgaataaccactataaaatcgttattctctagaaaaacggagacaacaaaggttccaaacctctttgaccttcatcatatgttagtgaaggttgcaactatgcattaaaatagaattttcagtttttgaatttttcttaaaatctatgggttaacccctacgaatatatttaatttttcagtaaatgctctatatactgaagcctatgatcattagtgttgttttaaaatttctaaacgcattttacatttgtattaaagtatACTAAACTacctttcattgtacatgggcatcgtttaacttttttgtcaattagttaaataaaacttcataatactccctaaattggttgattaaccactataaaatcgacaTTCcctagaaaaatggagacaacaaaggttccaaacctctttgacctttatcatatgttattgaagaatgcaactatacattaaaatagaattttcatttttttaatttttctcaaaatctatgggttaaccccctacgaaaatattgaatttttcggtaaatgttctatatactaaaacctatgatctttactgttgttttaaaatttctaaacacattctacatttgtataaatgtatattaagctctctttcatggtacatgagcatcgtttaatttttttgtcaattactttagtaaaactttataatactccctaaattggtttaataaccactataaaatcgctattctctagaaaaacggagacaacaaaggttctaatcatctttggccttcatcatatgttattgaaggatgcaactatgcattaaaatagaattttcattttttgaatttttatcaaaatctatgagtttaacccctacgaaaatattgaatttttcggtaaatgctctatatactaaaaccaATGATCTTTActgctgttttaaaatttcttaacacattctacatttgtattaatgtatattaaattctctttcgtggtacatgggcatcgtttaaattttttgtcaattaatttagtaaaacttcataatactccctaaattggttgaataaccactataaaatcgctattctctagaaaaacggagacaacaaaggttccaaacctctttgaccttcattatatgtgagtgaaggatgcaactctatgcattaaaatagaattttcattttttgaatttttctcaaaatctatgggtccctacgaatatatttaattttttggtaaatgttgtatatactgaagcctatgatcattagtgttgtttaaaaatttctaaacatattctacatttgtattaatgtatactaaactctctttcattgtacatgggcatcgtttaatttttttgtcaattaatttaataaaacttcataatactccctaaattggttgactaaccagtataaaatcgttattctctataaaaacggagacaacaaaggttataaacctctttgaccttcataatatgttattgaaagaagcaattatgcattaaaataaaaaaattatttttttgaatttttttcaaaatctatgggtttgACCCCCTACGACCGTAATGGATGCGTAAGAAAAACTGAAGGAGGGAAGGTGTAAAGTAAACAATTCTCCAGTAGAGATTTAGCGTGGCGGAATTAGCAGACGTTGGGATCATACGTACGTGAAATTATGATCATTTTTTGGTCCGtaggatattttttaaaaatggacgtGGTTGTGTTGACTTTTGTCCTTTGGATGATCTCTTCGTATTAAATGTCGAAAGAGTTGTAAGTTGTTtttagcaaacaaaaaaaaaggttaggtTAACCAGGACGAGTTAGTCTGGTGGTATACGGCTTGCGGCTGCAAGTACGGCCCTGGATTCGATTCGCACTGGCCACCGAGATTTTCACATGAGTTTTTCGGCCCGAAGTGACCAACACGTGGCCTGATCCAAAGCGGTCACCAAAAGCTCTAAACCTACCACGTGACAAGTCTGGATCCACGAAGTGGGGGCCAAGAAACTCCTcgtaaatatcaaaaaaaaaagttataagtGGTTATTACATTACGTACATGTTTTGTGGAATTTCTGACCAATGGATGGGTCTCTTTTAAATTCACACACTCAGTATGACGTcgataaattttcatttttctgttAATTTGATTACCCATAGTtggaataaaataaagaaataaataataacaccaaaaagaagaaaagaattgcCCTCTATAAAAATATAGGTTACACCGCCCTCATAAAACCTTCTTCAGCGTCCTAATTTCCCCGTGTGCTAGTGTGATTGAGAGAGAAGCAAAAAGAAACTCGAAAGATCCTCACTGCCCTCCGATTCAACACATGAAGTCTGAATTCCAATACCACGAggttctctctcttttctcatcACTCCCAGATCCAGAgagtaattaatatttgtaaatgAGTGTGAAAGCATAATGATTTGAGTCTCCATATCATGTTTTCTTAAAACAGGATTACATAAAAAACTCGAGGGGTGTTGAGCTGTTTGCTTGTAGATGGATCCCATCTTCTTCTCCCAAAGCTCTTGTTTTCCTCTGCCAtggtaaatttattttttatataagaatagaAAGAACTTCTGGTGAGTTAAAAAAACGAATTTGGTGATTTGTGCAGGTTACGGAATGGAGTGTAGCGACTCCATGAGAGGTATATGGTTTATCTTCTTCACCACATGCATGCATTATATGATGTGTGTAGTGTCTGTGTGTTAAGTTAGGCATTTTGAAATATTCGAAGAAAACCAGGTGTTTAATGATTTGATACTTGCAAatctttcattaattttttggggattcataaaattaacatattttgtttCCACTTTTCACTGAATAccagtattaaaaaaatttgctgGATTTACATCTAATTAATGCATTCATCCAAAAACATGCTAATCAaacaatttttgaattttttgaccTGTGTACCATATCATTTGAGGTAAGATTTGAGATGTTTAACTATAAGCTTATCATGCTGGGACATTTTTGTTTAGCTTTCATTGTGGACCCTATAATCATTTATAGTTTATGTGTGATAATAATATTTCTTGATAGATGGAGGGATTGTGTTAGTATCAGCGGTCAACAAGTCTTTGGTGGTTGGTTGGTTTGGGTTGGAGAACTACCCTAGACCATTTTGGTTatttaattgcatttaatttCTGGTCATTCCTTGGTCAGAGAGTAACCGATATGAATTGAATAGtcgctttttatttttaattctttgtaTCCTTATGTGTTGCATGAACTATAAAGTATAAACACCATCCATCTATGACTTAGTGGTTGATAAACTTGATTCTACTAGGTAGGAGTTTGAAACTAATTACCTAATATTGACCCAACACATTGTGTACGGTTTTAGAATGCGGAGTCAGACTGGCTTCAGCAGGATACGCGGTTTTTGGTATGGACTATGAAGGTCATGGTCGGTCCATGGGAGCTCGTTGCTACATcaagaagtttgaaaacattGTAAATGATTGCTACGACTATTACACCTCTATTTGTGGTATggcattatttacttattaccATCCCTTAATTACCCACCTATGttcttaattaattttcatgCGACGCCAGCGCAAGAGGAGTACATGGAGAAAGGCAGATTCTTGTATGGAGAATCCATGGGAGGTGCAGTCACTTTATTGCTTCACAAGAAAGATCCTTCCTTTTGGAACGGCGCCATTCTTGTCGCTCCTATGTGCAAGATATCAGAGAAGGTGAAGCCACATCCGGTGGTGATCAATCTGTTAACTAGAGTCGAAGAGATGATACCTAAATGGAAAATAGTTCCAACAAAGAACGTGATTAATGTTGCTTTCAAGGACCTTGCCAAGCGAGAAAAGgtctcaatatatatatattatatatatatatatatttatagtcaGTATAAATAATCTCTCACCATCATGTAGAGATTGGCTCTAGACAGAGATAGTTTTGGTGGTAAAATGCAGGTAAAGAACAACAAGCTGATATATCAAGACAAGCCTAGGCTCAAGACAGCACTTGAAATGCTTAGGACAAGCATGAACCTCGAAGACAGTCTCGATGAGGTTCACTTTTgattagtttttatttgttaagttCCCCGTGAGCTTACTATTTGAAAGCAAACTGGCTTTGACTTAATATACACGTATTAATTTCTTAGGTCTCATCTCACCCCTAACAAAAATTACTTGAGCAAGAAGACACGTCAATgaatatttggttattttttgcAGATAACGATGCCGTTTTTTGTGTTACACGGAGAAGCAGATATAGTGACGGATCCAGAGATAAGCAAAGCCTTGTACGAGAAAGCTAGCTCAAGAGACAAGACTCTCAAGTTGTATCCTGGGATGTGGCATGCTCTGACGTCAGGTGAGCCTGACTACAATGTGGATCTTGTTTTTGCTGACATCACCAATTGGCTTGACCGTCGAACAGATGACCCGGCATCTCTCAGTGTCACTCCTGTACGAGCTACTGCCACTGCTAGTGTGGAGAGGGATATTGTTACAAGTAACGGTAAACGGAGGGCTAAACGTAGCTACTTGAATCTCCTATGCGGTTTGAACGGTGGACGTTTGGCTCCTCGATCTGGTGGTGCTATGTAATGTAAAtgtaataatttcaaaaaaacagAGGAGAGGATACTGTTGTTTCTCAGTCTATTTATTGGAATAAGAGTTGAGTTATTAAAAATGGGTTTCAAAGttagaaaaatgtatatatggCCCGATTAGGAGGGGTATATATTCACTTGTAACCATCATCATGCGAAAGACATATGAGTTGAGGAAGAAATCGGAGACATGTGATTGTCTAGTAGCGGTTGATACGTGAGGTCTTATCTTGTGTGGAAGAACTAAAGAAGTGCACCCTTTGAAGTCTGAacgatatatattatatatccgAAAGGATGTTGCAAGCTCCTGATCGACTACTTACTTAACCAAGTCAATATATAACGCAAAGACTTGCTTAAGTTGAGAGCTACCTGGAGGCAACTGATATGCACCTCCATGAGATAGCCATTGGAGAATTGTTTTCTTGACCTAGTCATTTGTGTTCTTCTGAGTTTAAACATTTTTTGTGACTTCGAAGTTGACAAAGTATTCTTTTAGAGGTTGTCTGCCCGTGATCTAGTCATTTGTGTTTAGTAACTTaggatttcattaaaaaaaaaaaaacaaatgttgaAAAATCGGGTGTGAGGTACGATCTCCACTACATTAACACACGGAAGTAGCAAAACGGCAATAAacacaaataacaaaaaaaaggaaatggtaaaacaaaaatgaagatcttgtccCTACGACCTGAGTTGTGAGTTGTTTATATATAGGTGCTCAGACCTTGGCTAATTGCTTTTATTctgttgatgaagaagaagtggtGATGGTCTCCTGCTTTTGGTCGCCAAAGACACGCTGACGGAAATCTTTGACCATAAGAGGGAGCCCTTGGCGGAGAGCGACCTTTGGTTCCCAACCAAGAAGCTCTTTGGCCTTTGTGATGTCTGGTTTCCTCTTGTGTGGGTCGACCTCTGTGTTTGGTCTAAACTCTATCTTTGCGTTCGGGTCGATCGTCTCTTGAACCACCTTAGCGAGCTCGAGCATGGTGGATTCACCAGGGTTGCCAAGGTTAAATGGGCCAACATGTTCTCCTTCCATCAACCTCATCAGACCCTCCACCTAATCACATTTAAGTTGACAATGCTAAATAAACAACAAGCCAAGGTAATGGGGAGACAAATAAGAAAACTCTATacagtatatattttttcaactcAAGAAAACAAGTGTACAATAACGAACTAAAGCCACATTTTTCTGTTCTTTTTGATATTTAAAGTGCATCCATCCTATCCTCAAAGTTAATGTACATTATATAACAAACTAAGATAAGGGAGAGGGGTATACCAGATCAGAGACAAACTGGAAGCTCCGTGTCTGCTTACCGTCGCCATAAACAGTCAATGGCGCTTTTCTTAATGCCTGCACCAATCCATTTACTTAAATCATCATCTTTCGATTAATCTCATTGGATCTAATCTACTATTCATGCTTATGCCAAAAAGCATTAgtgttaaaatctaaaaaagaaaAGGCATGTTGTTACCTGGGCAACGAAGTTGCTAACGACACGACCGTCATCAATACACATCCTAGGCCAGTAAGTATTGAAGATCCGAGCTATCCTAACCTCAACATTGGCGCCTCTGTGGTAATCCATAGCCAACGTCTCCGCCGTACGCTTCCCTTCGTCGTAACAACTCCGAACACCGATGGGGATTAAATGTTTCTTCTAAACCGGCCACCCACTTTGTTTCCCATCTGATGTTTTCCCATTGAACAATTTGTTATTGAATTCAGACgttaaaaccaaaaacaaaaccagCCATCCGTTATTATCTGCGTCCATTTCTTGACCAATTACAactaaataattagttttaaatttaaatgaatttttaatttttttttgttatgtattTATTACTTGTCGTTAACCAATTAATTTATTGTTGACCATAAACCCCTAAAATTAAATAcaacctgttttttttttttggcaattaatgacattttctttacattttaatttttgtatacaTCGTTACCTTTGTAGTATTAAagacataaagaaaaacaaatacgAATTCCACATGACAAACAATGAAAATAGAGTTGTAGACACAAGTATGAAATCACATGACCAAACATTGAGATTTGGTGTCGGTAAAATGGAAAATGAGATGCGAAATACTAAGGTTGGCTGAATGGTGATAATCCAACACAAAGCATAGTACTAATGCTTAAATCATATTCTTTTTGAAATATGTTATGGTATAAGAATAATCATAACCAAGATAGCATAACCAAATTCGGGCAAATTTGATTATGATTACATTCCACGAATAAATGTACACTTCCGATTTTCACGACTTTATAAACCGACAGGACTCATTCAGTATATAGGACATGTAGCTATGTGACTATGACTTATGGCTTAGTTTAAAGTCGTCTCACCATCCGAACTTAAATCCGTATGTATAATGAATATGCTTATAAGAAAAAACTAAACGCAATACTCATCATTCCATGATATATTATTCTGTGGAACGAAGAATTCGTTAGATAATGAATAAACTATGAATCACTAAAACATTTCTGAAATGtagttgaaaacaaaaaaaaattatttatctcttCTGTAAATTTTCATGAAACTTACAGAATGGCAAAATGGCTATAAGATGTTTGAATATTTCGGTTTGACTGATCGATCATACATCtgtatataaaaaacaaaattcgataaaatagagaaagagagaccaGAAAAAACGGAGTAAATACTATGAAATCAAAAAGGAACTTGGAAATCAAAGAAATCCGATGCCAATCGGACTCAACCCAACTTGTCAAAGCTATCAAGGAAGGAAATTCAAACATGGAGATC
Protein-coding regions in this window:
- the LOC106392322 gene encoding caffeoylshikimate esterase isoform X2, which produces MKSEFQYHEDYIKNSRGVELFACRWIPSSSPKALVFLCHGYGMECSDSMRECGVRLASAGYAVFGMDYEGHGRSMGARCYIKKFENIVNDCYDYYTSICAQEEYMEKGRFLYGESMGGAVTLLLHKKDPSFWNGAILVAPMCKISEKVKPHPVVINLLTRVEEMIPKWKIVPTKNVINVAFKDLAKREKVKNNKLIYQDKPRLKTALEMLRTSMNLEDSLDEITMPFFVLHGEADIVTDPEISKALYEKASSRDKTLKLYPGMWHALTSDDPASLSVTPVRATATASVERDIVTSNGKRRAKRSYLNLLCGLNGGRLAPRSGGAM
- the LOC106392322 gene encoding caffeoylshikimate esterase isoform X1 — translated: MKSEFQYHEDYIKNSRGVELFACRWIPSSSPKALVFLCHGYGMECSDSMRECGVRLASAGYAVFGMDYEGHGRSMGARCYIKKFENIVNDCYDYYTSICAQEEYMEKGRFLYGESMGGAVTLLLHKKDPSFWNGAILVAPMCKISEKVKPHPVVINLLTRVEEMIPKWKIVPTKNVINVAFKDLAKREKVKNNKLIYQDKPRLKTALEMLRTSMNLEDSLDEITMPFFVLHGEADIVTDPEISKALYEKASSRDKTLKLYPGMWHALTSGEPDYNVDLVFADITNWLDRRTDDPASLSVTPVRATATASVERDIVTSNGKRRAKRSYLNLLCGLNGGRLAPRSGGAM
- the LOC106394340 gene encoding UDP-glucuronic acid decarboxylase 4-like gives rise to the protein MDYHRGANVEVRIARIFNTYWPRMCIDDGRVVSNFVAQALRKAPLTVYGDGKQTRSFQFVSDLVEGLMRLMEGEHVGPFNLGNPGESTMLELAKVVQETIDPNAKIEFRPNTEVDPHKRKPDITKAKELLGWEPKVALRQGLPLMVKDFRQRVFGDQKQETITTSSSSTE